Sequence from the Metasolibacillus fluoroglycofenilyticus genome:
CAACTGTTTTCCCAGCTCCTTTTATTCCTCCGTCTATCAGCATTGTTTTACCATTTGGCGATTGAATCAATATCGAATCGCCCTGTCCTACATCAATAAAATGCACCTTCATTTCATGACCAGAAATCGGCTGCTGTTCGGGTTGTTGAATGTCAAATGTACAACCAATAAGTAAAAAAACTACAGCCAGTAAACTAAAAATTAATTTTTTCATTTATACCTCTTCTTTTCTCCTATTTCGCATAAGTGATTTTAAAGTCATCACGCCCATTGCGTTTCACTGCATATAATTCTTCATCTGCTGTTTTTAAAAGCTCAGTGAAATTTCCAACCTTTGTAGCATTTATTATATAAGCACCTATACTTATGCTAATTTGCAAACGCTCGTCTTTCATTAAAATAGATTGTGTCTTAAAAAACGAATAGAGCGTCTTAATAATTTCTTCAAATTGCTGCACATTTTCGGTGCGCACACAAGCGATAAATTCATCACCACCATAACGTGCAAAAATAGCATCGTATTGTGCAAACAGCTGCGCTGCACTTGTTGCAACGAATTTTATAATTTCATCACCTATTAAATGACCATACTGATCATTTACTTGCTTAAAATAATCGATATCAAAAATAATACAGCCAACATAATGCTTATGGTAGGCAGCGTCTAAAAGATGCTTAGGAGCTTGATGCTCCATATAACCCCGATTGTAAATTTTCGTTAATGGGTCAATAAATGATGCCATTTTATATTTACGCTTCTTTTCATCTAATTGAAATTTCAATAATGCACGATTATAGGCCTCTTGCTCGTGCTTTTCTAGCAATTCAATATATTCCTCTTGGGCGCTAACAAGCTTCTCCGTTTTATTACTCTTTTTATAATAATCGATAAGGGCTCGTTGCACCACTTTTACCATATAAAGATCGCCTTGCCTAATAAAGATTTGCTTCGCTTTTTCAGCAGCTTCAATTGCTCGCTCCATACACCCTTTGGAAAATTCAAGTGCCATTTCCGCATTATACAATAATGCTTTATTGCGATCATCACGGTCCTGCCCATATACATTTTGGATTTCCAGCATTTCCTTATATAGCTCTTTGGCAGCTTCTACATCTCCAACATAAGCAAAGGCAATTATTGAATTTCCTATAATTGGCAATAAGTCAATTTTCTCATAATCAAAGTATGATAATTTCTCAAGTGCCTTCACAGCATACTCCTTTGCCTGCTCATAATCCTTTAAATCATAGTAAAGATTAGATAAATTTGAGTATGTGTGGCAAAGTTGCCGATGCTTCTCTTGCTCGCGGGCGAGCACTTCTGCCTTGAACATCGCTTCTTTCGCCATTTCTGTATGATTTAACACTGTGTATAAAATACCCGCTAGTCCGTAGTACAAGCTATAATGCTCGTTCGATGGATGGTTGCTACAAATTTGCTCTACTTGAAAGAGCGCAGCGAAAGCTTCTTCATAGTTGCCTGTATATACATAGGCAACGATCCTATTTTTCAATATATCGAGTATGTCATCAACTTCATTTAATTTGAATAATGTATTTGCAATTTCATCACTCGCTATAATTATTTCTTCATAGCGCTCTTCCACACGTAGGTGTCTAATTGTTCCCGCAAGCTCTTTTAGTGTACCTTTATTCATCAGTGCACCTCCCAGAATATCCCCCAAAAAGCAGGGGAGTTATATAATGCTATAGTCGCAGTTAATATAAATAATAAAACAGGAAATAACATATAATAAATATGCTACTCCCTGCTATTTTACCTAATTTTTACGTATAAATCATTTAAAATTTCAATTTTTTTCTTAATTGATTCTTCAAAAGTCATGATATACGCTGCCGGGTCTTTAGGATTGTGGAATTGTGTTATTTTCCCTGTTTCAGGATGTACAAATTTTGATGAAGCACCACAGCCGATTCCTAAAATTGTCTGCACTTCCTCCATAATTACGATATTGTAAATAGACTCCTCGCCCGGTTTACAATAACCGACATTTTCTAAATTACCTAAAATATTTTTTTGTCGATATAAATAATATGGGACATAACCATTTTCTTTTGTCCAGTCCGTTGCCATTTGCATCATCTGACTCACTGTATTACGGTCTGCTACACGGTACTTGTCTTTATTGCGTGTCATTTCTGATGCGCGCTTAAAGCTTAACGTATGGACTGTAAGAGATTCAGGCAACATCTTCGCTGATTCATTTAAAGAATGCTCGAATTCAGTAACACCTTCGTTCGGCAACCCGATAATTAAGTCCATATTAATATTATTCATCCCATGCTCGCGTGATAGCCAAAACTTATCAATCGTTTCTTGCACTGTATGATGACGGCCAATCGCTTTTAAAGTTTCTTGCGTATAGGACTGTGGATTGACAGAAATACGGTCGATTCCCCATTTTTTAAGCACTTCTAGTTTTTCCGGAGTAATTGTATCAGGACGCCCAGCCTCTACTGTAATTTCGCGAATCGTTTGTGGGTTTGGGAACGATTCAAACATCGTTTTATAAAGTGCGTCCATTTCATCCGCTTCAATTGAAGTAGGTGTTCCACCGCCCCAATAAATCGATGTTATACGCATATTCTTTTCCGTCAACCATTTACCCATTTCACGCAATTCAATATGCAAGCCGTCAATAAATTTATCCACGCGCCCTTGCTTGCGGTTGCTTTGAATGGCATATGCGGGAAATGTGCAATAAGCACACATCGTCGGACAAAATGGCACGCCAATATAAATTGAAATTTCCTGCCCTAGCTCATCTAAATCAGGAATAATTTGTAGCTGTCTCGCTACGATTTCCTTCATTAAAGAAATTTTAGCATCCGATAGACGATAATCCTTTT
This genomic interval carries:
- a CDS encoding GGDEF domain-containing protein gives rise to the protein MNKGTLKELAGTIRHLRVEERYEEIIIASDEIANTLFKLNEVDDILDILKNRIVAYVYTGNYEEAFAALFQVEQICSNHPSNEHYSLYYGLAGILYTVLNHTEMAKEAMFKAEVLAREQEKHRQLCHTYSNLSNLYYDLKDYEQAKEYAVKALEKLSYFDYEKIDLLPIIGNSIIAFAYVGDVEAAKELYKEMLEIQNVYGQDRDDRNKALLYNAEMALEFSKGCMERAIEAAEKAKQIFIRQGDLYMVKVVQRALIDYYKKSNKTEKLVSAQEEYIELLEKHEQEAYNRALLKFQLDEKKRKYKMASFIDPLTKIYNRGYMEHQAPKHLLDAAYHKHYVGCIIFDIDYFKQVNDQYGHLIGDEIIKFVATSAAQLFAQYDAIFARYGGDEFIACVRTENVQQFEEIIKTLYSFFKTQSILMKDERLQISISIGAYIINATKVGNFTELLKTADEELYAVKRNGRDDFKITYAK
- a CDS encoding coproporphyrinogen III oxidase, producing MKTIKINEQFKEDWNRVLNHIANLFYEDSVIQFTQDGADMEIVFQHRVEADFTIHTAAQLTVDGKNYTSDYAIRYTTEGTEKEQNIRIKRALSHVMLDVLEQYTGMTQQWGILTGVRPTKLYHKYRKAGMHEEEIFAVLKKDYRLSDAKISLMKEIVARQLQIIPDLDELGQEISIYIGVPFCPTMCAYCTFPAYAIQSNRKQGRVDKFIDGLHIELREMGKWLTEKNMRITSIYWGGGTPTSIEADEMDALYKTMFESFPNPQTIREITVEAGRPDTITPEKLEVLKKWGIDRISVNPQSYTQETLKAIGRHHTVQETIDKFWLSREHGMNNINMDLIIGLPNEGVTEFEHSLNESAKMLPESLTVHTLSFKRASEMTRNKDKYRVADRNTVSQMMQMATDWTKENGYVPYYLYRQKNILGNLENVGYCKPGEESIYNIVIMEEVQTILGIGCGASSKFVHPETGKITQFHNPKDPAAYIMTFEESIKKKIEILNDLYVKIR